In a single window of the Saccharothrix australiensis genome:
- a CDS encoding TIGR03085 family metal-binding protein gives MGVAQDERRLLTRLFTEVGPDAPTLCDPWRTRDLAAHLVLRERRPDAAAGILLAPLAAHTRKVQDGYAARPWPELVDLVRSGPPKWSPHALLDELVNGVEYFVHHEDVRRARDDWRPRSPEPARDAVLWRGLRAAARLTHRRSPVGVVLRRPDGESVTAKAGPNPVVLTGQVSELLLHAFGRKRAEVEYDGDEDAVTAVRTLDRSL, from the coding sequence ATGGGTGTCGCGCAGGACGAACGCAGGCTGCTGACCAGGCTGTTCACCGAGGTCGGGCCGGACGCGCCGACCCTGTGCGACCCGTGGCGGACCAGGGACCTGGCCGCCCACCTCGTGCTGCGCGAACGCCGCCCGGACGCGGCGGCGGGCATCCTGCTCGCACCGCTCGCCGCCCACACGCGGAAGGTCCAGGACGGCTACGCGGCCCGGCCGTGGCCCGAGCTGGTCGACCTCGTGCGCTCCGGACCACCGAAGTGGTCGCCGCACGCCCTGCTGGACGAGCTGGTGAACGGCGTCGAGTACTTCGTCCACCACGAGGACGTCCGCCGCGCCCGCGACGACTGGCGGCCCCGGTCGCCGGAGCCGGCGCGGGACGCCGTGCTGTGGCGCGGCCTGCGCGCCGCCGCCCGCCTCACCCATCGCCGCAGCCCGGTGGGCGTGGTGCTGCGCCGTCCCGACGGCGAGTCGGTCACGGCCAAGGCGGGCCCGAACCCCGTGGTGCTGACCGGACAGGTCTCGGAATTGCTGCTGCACGCGTTCGGCCGGAAGCGCGCCGAAGTGGAATACGACGGCGACGAGGACGCCGTCACGGCGGTCAGGACGCTCGACCGGAGCCTGTGA